The Amycolatopsis sp. 195334CR genome window below encodes:
- a CDS encoding Imm7 family immunity protein, translating to MFEYHGWVTIQVSADGDEPDGLLERAVERVGRVVREFGNAQLVDLRYANGVPVLHLGGVLKRPSTVGASLLHLFIRVGELAPASYGLLHVHDDEDFAHGNEFRVYRMVRGQVTECADPFLSPVVPTVVDEDAYAEF from the coding sequence ATGTTCGAATACCACGGGTGGGTGACGATCCAGGTCAGTGCGGACGGCGACGAACCGGACGGGCTGCTGGAACGTGCGGTCGAACGCGTGGGCCGCGTGGTGCGGGAGTTCGGCAACGCGCAGCTGGTCGACCTGCGCTACGCCAACGGCGTGCCGGTGCTGCACCTCGGCGGGGTGCTGAAGCGCCCGAGCACGGTGGGCGCCTCACTGCTGCACCTGTTCATCCGCGTCGGGGAGTTGGCGCCGGCCTCGTACGGGCTGCTGCACGTCCACGACGACGAGGACTTCGCGCACGGCAACGAGTTCCGCGTGTACCGGATGGTGCGCGGCCAGGTCACCGAGTGCGCCGACCCGTTCCTCTCGCCGGTCGTGCCGACCGTGGTCGACGAGGACGCCTACGCCGAATTCTGA
- a CDS encoding PIN domain-containing protein produces the protein MSFVVLYDACVLYPSTLRDLLIRLAQSGLVQAKWSDRILDEVFGNLAENRPDLDPAQLDRTRKLMITAVRDCLVVGYEPLIPAIELPDPDDRHVLAAAIKARAQVLVTGNLRDFPADVLAAWDIEPKSADDLVLDLIGVNAHVVWGCVQRLADAWRRPPGTAADVLHRLARDGLTRSVAELSRANS, from the coding sequence GTGAGCTTCGTCGTTCTCTACGACGCCTGCGTGCTGTACCCGAGCACGCTGCGCGATCTGCTGATCCGGCTGGCCCAGTCGGGTCTGGTGCAGGCCAAGTGGTCCGACCGGATCCTTGACGAGGTCTTCGGCAACCTCGCCGAGAACCGGCCGGATCTCGACCCCGCCCAGCTCGACCGGACCCGCAAGCTGATGATCACCGCGGTGCGCGATTGCCTGGTCGTCGGCTACGAGCCGTTGATCCCGGCGATCGAACTGCCCGATCCCGACGACCGGCACGTGCTCGCCGCCGCGATCAAGGCGCGAGCACAGGTGCTGGTCACCGGCAATCTCCGCGACTTCCCGGCGGACGTGCTGGCCGCCTGGGACATCGAGCCGAAGAGCGCGGACGATCTGGTGCTGGACCTGATCGGGGTCAACGCCCACGTCGTCTGGGGTTGCGTGCAGCGGCTCGCCGATGCCTGGCGCCGACCCCCGGGCACCGCGGCGGACGTGTTGCACCGGTTGGCTCGCGACGGCCTCACCAGGTCGGTGGCAGAACTCAGCCGGGCGAATTCGTGA
- a CDS encoding Fpg/Nei family DNA glycosylase, producing the protein MPELPEVEALAHHLREFAVGRAVSRVDVASMTVLKTVSPAWTELHGREVTAAGRFGKHLDLDCDGIHLVTHLARAGWLRWSDSLSPTPPKPGKGPLALRVHLSGPGFDLTEAGTKKGLAVWITRDPTEIPSIARLGPDALTVDRTKLAELFKGRTERLKTALTDQSLIAGIGNAYSDEILHTAKLSPYATTGKLSEDALDRLSGAISGVLTDAVERSVGQAAARLKGEKRSGLRVHARAGLPCPVCGDTVREISFADKAFQYCPTCQTGGKLLADRRLSRLLK; encoded by the coding sequence GTGCCCGAACTGCCCGAGGTCGAAGCGCTGGCGCACCACCTGCGCGAGTTCGCCGTCGGGCGGGCGGTCAGCCGGGTCGACGTGGCCTCGATGACGGTGCTGAAGACGGTCAGCCCGGCGTGGACCGAACTGCACGGGCGCGAGGTCACCGCGGCCGGCCGGTTCGGCAAGCACCTCGACCTCGACTGCGACGGCATCCACCTGGTCACGCACCTGGCCAGGGCGGGCTGGCTGCGCTGGTCCGACTCGCTCTCGCCGACCCCGCCCAAGCCCGGCAAGGGGCCGCTGGCGCTGCGGGTGCACCTGTCCGGTCCGGGGTTCGACCTGACCGAGGCCGGGACGAAGAAGGGGCTCGCGGTGTGGATCACCCGCGATCCCACCGAGATCCCGAGCATCGCCCGCCTCGGCCCGGACGCGCTGACGGTGGACCGGACGAAGCTGGCCGAGTTGTTCAAGGGCCGCACCGAGCGGCTCAAGACCGCGCTCACCGACCAGTCCCTGATCGCCGGCATCGGCAACGCCTATTCCGACGAGATCCTGCACACCGCGAAGCTCTCGCCCTACGCGACCACCGGCAAGCTCTCCGAGGACGCGCTGGACCGCCTGTCCGGGGCGATTTCCGGCGTGCTCACCGACGCCGTGGAGCGTTCGGTCGGCCAGGCCGCCGCGCGGCTCAAAGGGGAGAAGCGCTCGGGGCTGCGGGTGCACGCCCGCGCCGGGCTGCCGTGCCCGGTCTGCGGGGACACCGTCCGGGAGATCTCCTTCGCGGACAAGGCTTTCCAGTACTGCCCGACCTGCCAGACCGGCGGCAAACTCCTGGCCGACCGGCGGCTCTCGCGCTTGCTCAAGTAG
- a CDS encoding S49 family peptidase: MSVTDKLTSRIPGLAERGERKDVVSVVKLHGVITPQASPLTRGAINLSAVESALTRAFDHERLKAVALLINSPGGAPTQSGLVAERIRQLADKKGVPVLAFAEDVAASGGYWLACAADEIFAHRTSLVGSIGVISGGFGFTGLLERFGVERRLHTAGENKSRLDPFSPEKPEDVEWLKKLHSQLHELFVTWVKERRGERLKGGEELFTGDVWLGANAVELGLIDGVGNLREVLAERYPDAEIAIAEPKKPLLAKLGLGAPAAASAVLDAVSTKAAWARFGL; this comes from the coding sequence ATGAGCGTGACGGACAAGCTGACCTCCCGGATCCCCGGCCTCGCCGAGCGCGGCGAGCGCAAGGACGTGGTCTCGGTGGTGAAGCTGCACGGGGTGATCACCCCGCAGGCCTCGCCGCTGACCAGGGGAGCGATCAACCTGTCCGCGGTGGAGTCCGCGCTGACCCGCGCCTTCGACCACGAGCGGCTCAAGGCGGTCGCGCTGCTGATCAACTCGCCGGGTGGCGCGCCCACCCAGTCCGGGCTGGTCGCCGAGCGGATCCGGCAGCTCGCGGACAAGAAGGGCGTGCCGGTGCTGGCCTTCGCCGAGGACGTCGCGGCCTCGGGCGGGTACTGGCTGGCCTGCGCGGCCGACGAGATCTTCGCGCACCGCACCTCGCTGGTCGGCTCGATCGGCGTGATCAGCGGCGGGTTCGGGTTCACCGGCCTGCTCGAGCGCTTCGGCGTGGAGCGACGCCTGCACACCGCGGGGGAGAACAAGTCGCGCCTCGACCCGTTCAGCCCGGAGAAGCCCGAGGACGTCGAGTGGCTGAAGAAGCTCCACTCGCAGCTGCACGAGCTGTTCGTGACCTGGGTGAAGGAGCGCCGCGGTGAGCGCCTCAAGGGTGGCGAAGAGCTGTTCACCGGGGACGTCTGGCTGGGCGCGAACGCCGTCGAGCTGGGCCTGATCGACGGGGTCGGCAACCTGCGCGAGGTGCTCGCCGAGCGCTACCCCGACGCCGAGATCGCCATCGCCGAGCCGAAGAAGCCGCTGCTGGCGAAGCTCGGCCTGGGCGCGCCGGCCGCCGCTTCGGCCGTGCTCGACGCCGTCTCCACGAAGGCGGCGTGGGCCCGCTTCGGCCTCTAA
- a CDS encoding sigma-70 family RNA polymerase sigma factor, translated as MTEQSTAPPPLSAEPALLQRLRDGEDAAFGELFELHAAAVRRLALGLASDRSEAEDITAETFFRVLQALRRGSGPRDNVRAYLLTVARRVSWEWHGARRDVPVSEDELTHRAGAGADAHARTAEHTLITRAFTSLPERWRTVLWQTEVEGEQPAVVAPHFGLSANATAALARRARQGLRAAYLQAHLSVHRGADGCRAVIEKLGGYTAGSVTGTEARRIQAHLLGCASCRATADELREVCSSLRAHSGVIVLLLPASALTLEGLQAGGLLAGLKGLLVGSKMKVGMALASTAAAGVVGVAVGPMVDETAQPFRLGLPGLAGQELIAAEPAVVPPPGAPRPPMIATESLHNEASPLPGQPHQPAPPQPGPGELPALPGGSADGVVLPGERDLPGTTDPGDEPMVTDPNNPDESNTPRDDVEPYPDETLSTTETAPETSEPATSKLPAPTSSIKPTSSDDAPEQTEEPTGTSDDVTASTP; from the coding sequence ATGACCGAGCAGAGTACGGCGCCGCCTCCGCTCAGTGCGGAGCCCGCGCTCCTGCAGCGCCTGCGCGACGGCGAGGACGCGGCCTTCGGCGAGCTGTTCGAGCTGCACGCGGCCGCCGTCCGGCGGCTGGCGCTGGGGCTGGCGTCGGACCGCTCCGAGGCCGAGGACATCACGGCGGAGACCTTCTTCCGCGTGCTCCAAGCCCTCCGCCGCGGCTCCGGCCCGCGGGACAACGTGCGCGCCTACCTGCTGACCGTCGCCCGGCGCGTGTCCTGGGAGTGGCACGGCGCCCGCCGCGATGTTCCGGTCTCCGAGGACGAGCTGACCCACCGCGCCGGCGCCGGTGCCGACGCGCATGCGCGCACCGCCGAGCACACGCTGATCACCCGCGCCTTCACCAGCCTCCCCGAGCGCTGGCGCACCGTGCTCTGGCAGACCGAAGTGGAGGGTGAGCAGCCCGCGGTGGTGGCACCCCACTTCGGCCTGAGCGCGAACGCGACAGCCGCGCTGGCCCGCCGCGCCCGCCAGGGCCTGCGCGCGGCCTACCTCCAGGCCCACCTCTCCGTGCACCGCGGTGCCGACGGCTGCCGCGCGGTGATCGAGAAGCTCGGCGGCTACACCGCCGGCAGCGTCACCGGCACCGAAGCCCGCCGCATCCAGGCGCACCTGCTCGGCTGCGCCTCCTGCCGCGCCACCGCGGACGAGCTCCGGGAGGTCTGCTCCTCGCTGCGGGCTCATTCCGGGGTGATCGTGCTGTTGCTGCCCGCTTCCGCGCTCACCCTCGAGGGACTCCAGGCGGGCGGGCTGCTGGCGGGCCTCAAGGGACTGCTGGTCGGCTCGAAGATGAAGGTCGGCATGGCGCTGGCCTCGACGGCGGCGGCCGGGGTGGTCGGGGTCGCGGTCGGCCCGATGGTGGACGAGACGGCGCAGCCGTTCCGCCTCGGCCTGCCGGGTCTTGCCGGGCAGGAACTGATCGCCGCCGAACCCGCGGTGGTGCCGCCGCCGGGTGCGCCGCGGCCACCGATGATCGCCACCGAGTCCCTGCACAACGAGGCGTCCCCGCTGCCGGGCCAGCCGCACCAGCCGGCGCCGCCGCAGCCGGGGCCGGGTGAACTGCCCGCGCTGCCCGGCGGCTCGGCCGACGGGGTGGTCCTGCCCGGCGAGCGCGACCTCCCGGGCACCACGGACCCCGGCGACGAGCCGATGGTGACCGACCCGAACAACCCGGACGAGAGCAACACCCCGCGCGACGACGTCGAGCCTTACCCGGACGAGACCCTGAGCACCACTGAAACCGCGCCGGAGACCTCCGAGCCGGCCACCTCCAAGCTCCCCGCGCCGACGAGCAGCATCAAGCCCACGAGCAGCGACGATGCCCCCGAGCAGACCGAGGAACCCACCGGCACCAGCGACGACGTGACCGCATCGACACCCTGA
- a CDS encoding M28 family peptidase, giving the protein MAGIRRRDVMTGAVALAGAAAIGLNPATAAAAGRQRPGAAAKPDLAFGDYPVVARVRAQRALEHLKVLSDQIGPRIAGTAGELKARDHIASTLWKLRYQVTVQPFPVADKFLGRIRVGDETWQTGSSPQGAQNATFSGEVVDVGSGAADSFPADVTGKIVFYAGVTNNATAYQLAAERGAAAVLIGRLSATADRKLSAFSPTIPTPVTIPVLGLAQVQAEKLRARLKSGSTSLELSSDHYTNLTSYNVIAERPATVPSADQGVVMISAHYDSVPGSPGANDDGSGTVLCLELARVLRYLPTRKAVRFALWGSEEYGLIGSRYYVNNLPDAEAKRIAGCFQNDMVATSYDPATVYWLLSVDGADNAVTQAVGAAAERLGYDPRVQGPVARGSSDHVPFFERGIASGNFSWRGESGPAALEPTYHTPEDTIADNVSLERLQVSLELIGAAAYDLLRRE; this is encoded by the coding sequence ATGGCTGGGATTCGACGTCGCGACGTGATGACGGGCGCGGTCGCGCTCGCCGGTGCCGCGGCCATCGGGCTGAACCCCGCGACCGCCGCGGCGGCGGGCAGGCAGCGCCCGGGCGCCGCGGCCAAGCCGGACCTGGCCTTCGGCGACTACCCGGTGGTGGCCAGGGTCCGGGCGCAGCGCGCGCTCGAACACCTCAAGGTGCTCAGCGACCAGATCGGCCCGCGCATCGCGGGCACCGCCGGCGAGCTGAAGGCCCGCGACCACATCGCCAGCACGCTGTGGAAACTGCGGTACCAGGTGACCGTGCAGCCGTTCCCGGTCGCGGACAAGTTCCTCGGCCGGATCCGGGTCGGCGACGAGACCTGGCAGACCGGTTCGTCCCCGCAGGGCGCGCAGAACGCCACCTTCTCCGGTGAGGTGGTCGACGTCGGCAGCGGGGCGGCGGACAGCTTCCCCGCCGACGTCACCGGCAAGATCGTCTTCTACGCGGGCGTCACCAACAACGCCACCGCCTACCAGCTCGCCGCCGAGCGCGGGGCCGCCGCGGTGCTGATCGGGCGGCTGAGCGCGACCGCCGACCGCAAGCTGTCGGCCTTCTCCCCGACCATCCCGACCCCGGTGACCATCCCGGTGCTCGGGCTGGCCCAGGTGCAGGCGGAGAAGCTGCGCGCCAGGCTGAAGTCCGGCAGCACCTCGCTCGAGCTGTCATCGGACCACTACACGAACCTGACCTCGTACAACGTGATCGCCGAGCGCCCGGCCACGGTGCCCAGCGCGGACCAGGGCGTGGTCATGATCTCCGCGCACTACGACAGCGTGCCCGGCTCCCCCGGCGCGAACGACGACGGCAGCGGCACCGTGCTGTGCCTCGAACTCGCCCGCGTGCTGCGCTACCTGCCCACGCGCAAGGCGGTGCGCTTCGCGCTGTGGGGTTCGGAGGAGTACGGGCTGATCGGCAGCCGGTACTACGTCAACAACCTGCCCGACGCCGAGGCGAAGCGGATCGCCGGCTGCTTCCAGAACGACATGGTCGCCACCAGCTACGACCCGGCGACGGTGTACTGGCTGCTCTCGGTCGACGGGGCCGACAACGCGGTGACCCAGGCCGTCGGCGCGGCCGCGGAACGCCTCGGCTACGACCCGCGCGTGCAGGGCCCGGTGGCCCGCGGCTCCAGCGACCACGTGCCGTTCTTCGAGCGGGGCATCGCCTCGGGCAACTTCAGCTGGCGCGGGGAATCCGGCCCGGCCGCGCTGGAGCCGACCTACCACACCCCGGAGGACACCATCGCCGACAACGTCAGCCTGGAGCGGCTGCAGGTGTCGCTCGAACTCATCGGCGCCGCCGCCTACGACCTGCTCCGGCGGGAGTGA
- a CDS encoding lytic polysaccharide monooxygenase encodes MAKKILGRIAAIAAGAIALPVVLAGVAQGHGYTTNAPSRALHCKTGAVTNCGPIQWEPQSVEGPKGFPAAGPANGKICAGGLGQFAQLDDPRGGSWPAKQVSSGSNLTFSWTLTAAHATTSFRYFITKNGWNPSAPLTRDQLESQPFYSVPFGGQRPGWTVTHTGKLPAKSGRHLILAVWDIADTGNAFYQCADVQF; translated from the coding sequence ATGGCCAAGAAAATCCTGGGCAGAATCGCCGCGATCGCGGCCGGCGCCATCGCCCTGCCGGTGGTGCTCGCCGGCGTGGCGCAGGGCCACGGCTACACCACCAACGCCCCGAGTCGCGCGCTCCACTGCAAGACCGGGGCGGTCACCAACTGCGGCCCGATCCAGTGGGAACCGCAGAGCGTCGAGGGGCCGAAGGGCTTCCCGGCCGCCGGTCCCGCCAACGGCAAGATCTGCGCCGGCGGGCTCGGGCAGTTCGCCCAGCTCGACGACCCGCGCGGCGGCAGCTGGCCGGCCAAGCAGGTGAGCAGCGGGTCGAACCTGACCTTCAGCTGGACCCTCACCGCGGCGCACGCCACCACGTCGTTCCGCTACTTCATCACCAAGAACGGCTGGAACCCGAGCGCGCCGCTGACCCGCGACCAGCTGGAGAGCCAGCCGTTCTACTCGGTGCCGTTCGGTGGCCAGCGGCCCGGCTGGACCGTCACGCACACCGGCAAGCTGCCCGCCAAGTCCGGCAGGCACCTGATCCTCGCCGTGTGGGACATCGCCGACACCGGCAACGCGTTCTACCAGTGCGCGGACGTGCAGTTCTGA
- a CDS encoding DUF983 domain-containing protein produces MNRLVHGADGREWVLRSQLEWRPPATADDFEHDVAGSHAPGIAMLFVTVVLAVILVVWMPEDVVVPSWVLLALLLIIIFFPLRWILRRPWTVVAETEGDATGERPSERWVGTVRGMFTVRGEMSRIAKTIQKHSLPDFDGPLHPVE; encoded by the coding sequence ATGAACCGCCTGGTACATGGTGCCGACGGTCGTGAATGGGTTCTCCGGAGCCAGTTGGAGTGGCGTCCACCGGCCACCGCGGACGATTTCGAGCACGACGTGGCAGGCAGCCACGCGCCCGGCATCGCGATGCTGTTCGTGACCGTGGTGCTCGCGGTGATCCTGGTGGTGTGGATGCCCGAGGACGTGGTGGTGCCCAGCTGGGTGCTGCTGGCGCTGCTGCTGATCATCATCTTCTTCCCGCTGCGCTGGATCCTGCGGCGGCCGTGGACCGTGGTCGCCGAGACCGAGGGCGACGCCACCGGTGAACGCCCGTCGGAACGCTGGGTGGGCACCGTGCGCGGCATGTTCACCGTGCGCGGCGAGATGAGCCGGATCGCCAAGACCATCCAGAAGCACTCGCTGCCCGATTTCGACGGGCCCCTGCACCCGGTGGAGTAG
- the msrA gene encoding peptide-methionine (S)-S-oxide reductase MsrA — MSLPGRTEPLVTPEFHAVFTDRRTQPPFPSGLRTAVFGLGCFWGAERLFWQTPGVYSTAVGYAGGETPNPTYEEVCSGLTGHTEVVLVVFDPAEVSYAQLLKVFWEGHDPTQGMRQGNDVGTQYRSAAYYADDAQRAEIEASRATFQPALTAAGHGAITTEVAPLGEFYYAEDYHQQYLHKVPNGYCGLGGTGVSCPVGLGAQS; from the coding sequence ATGTCGCTTCCCGGCCGCACCGAACCCCTGGTCACCCCCGAATTCCACGCGGTGTTCACCGACCGCCGGACCCAGCCGCCGTTCCCGTCGGGCCTGCGCACGGCGGTGTTCGGCCTCGGCTGTTTCTGGGGCGCCGAGCGCCTGTTTTGGCAGACGCCGGGCGTGTACTCGACCGCGGTCGGCTACGCCGGCGGCGAGACCCCGAACCCGACGTACGAAGAGGTGTGCAGCGGCCTGACCGGGCACACCGAGGTGGTGCTGGTGGTGTTCGACCCGGCCGAGGTCTCGTACGCGCAGCTGCTGAAGGTGTTCTGGGAGGGCCACGACCCGACGCAGGGCATGCGCCAGGGCAACGACGTCGGCACGCAGTACCGCTCGGCGGCGTACTACGCCGACGACGCGCAGCGCGCGGAGATCGAAGCTTCGCGCGCGACGTTCCAGCCCGCCCTGACCGCGGCCGGCCACGGCGCGATCACCACCGAAGTCGCGCCGCTGGGCGAGTTCTACTACGCCGAGGACTACCACCAGCAATACCTGCACAAGGTCCCGAACGGCTACTGCGGCCTTGGCGGCACGGGCGTTTCCTGCCCGGTCGGCCTCGGCGCCCAGAGCTGA
- a CDS encoding glycoside hydrolase family 16 protein, with protein sequence MPVPPHSPAPARKRLTRALGAAIVGAALITVPLTAPAGASVPPPPTGWTQVWADDFDGAAGTLPNQNNWRFSLGHGYPGGPANWGTGEIAAHTNNPANVSLDGGGNLRITPLRDGAGNWTSARIETNKQDFKAPENGVLRVESRLQMPNVTGDAALGYWPAFWMLGSPYRGNWWNWPGIGEYDIMENVNGINSVWGVLHCGTAPGGPCNENNGIGASRACPGSTCQSGFHTYGFEWDRSTSPNQLRWYVDGQQFHQVSQNQLDATTWNNMTSHAGYFIILNVAMGGAFPNGVAGFGTPTAATVPGRPMVVDYVAAWTRGGGGSNPGGTDAYGTIQAENFQQQNGLSTQTTTDAGGGQNVATAANGDWARYNGIRFGSQTATQFKARVASGAGGGVSGLVEVRLDSLSNPPIGSFSVGNTGGWQSWQTIPANISGVTGTHDVYLSFRSGQPSDFVNVNWFTFAP encoded by the coding sequence ATGCCCGTTCCTCCCCACTCCCCAGCACCCGCAAGAAAGCGCCTCACCCGGGCGCTCGGCGCCGCGATCGTCGGCGCCGCGCTGATCACCGTGCCCCTGACCGCGCCCGCCGGCGCGTCCGTTCCGCCGCCACCCACCGGCTGGACGCAGGTCTGGGCCGACGACTTCGACGGTGCCGCGGGCACCCTGCCCAACCAGAACAACTGGCGGTTCAGCCTCGGCCACGGGTACCCCGGCGGGCCCGCGAACTGGGGCACCGGCGAGATCGCCGCGCACACGAACAACCCCGCCAACGTCAGCCTCGACGGTGGCGGCAACCTGCGCATCACCCCGCTGCGCGACGGCGCCGGGAACTGGACCTCGGCCCGGATCGAGACCAACAAGCAGGACTTCAAGGCGCCGGAGAACGGCGTGCTGCGCGTCGAAAGCCGGTTGCAGATGCCGAACGTCACCGGCGACGCCGCACTGGGCTACTGGCCGGCGTTCTGGATGCTCGGCTCGCCCTACCGCGGCAACTGGTGGAACTGGCCCGGTATCGGCGAGTACGACATCATGGAGAACGTCAACGGCATCAACTCCGTCTGGGGTGTGCTGCACTGCGGCACCGCGCCCGGCGGGCCGTGCAACGAGAACAACGGCATCGGCGCCAGCCGCGCCTGCCCCGGGTCCACCTGCCAGTCCGGGTTCCACACCTACGGCTTCGAGTGGGACCGCAGCACCAGCCCCAACCAGTTGCGCTGGTACGTCGACGGGCAGCAGTTCCACCAGGTCAGCCAGAACCAGCTGGACGCGACCACGTGGAACAACATGACCAGCCACGCCGGGTACTTCATCATCCTGAACGTGGCCATGGGCGGCGCCTTCCCGAACGGCGTGGCCGGCTTCGGCACGCCGACCGCGGCCACCGTGCCGGGCCGCCCGATGGTGGTCGACTACGTGGCGGCGTGGACGCGGGGCGGCGGCGGGAGCAATCCCGGTGGCACCGACGCCTACGGCACCATCCAGGCCGAGAACTTCCAGCAGCAGAACGGCCTGAGCACGCAGACCACCACCGACGCGGGCGGCGGCCAGAACGTGGCCACCGCGGCGAACGGCGACTGGGCCAGGTACAACGGCATCCGGTTCGGCTCGCAGACGGCCACCCAGTTCAAGGCGCGCGTCGCCTCGGGCGCCGGCGGCGGGGTGAGCGGGCTGGTCGAAGTGCGGCTGGACAGCCTGTCGAATCCGCCGATCGGGTCGTTCTCGGTGGGCAACACCGGCGGCTGGCAGAGCTGGCAGACGATCCCGGCCAACATCAGCGGGGTCACCGGCACCCACGACGTCTACCTGAGCTTCCGCAGCGGGCAGCCGTCGGACTTCGTCAACGTCAACTGGTTCACCTTCGCACCGTGA
- a CDS encoding excisionase family DNA-binding protein produces MSLASLASTHPGEQEITTADAALEQVKAYLAKHPDGPDTVRVRVDEEDGGELVVPRAAVELFATILAHMAAGHGVSVVPAHAELTTQQAAELLNVSRPYLIGLLDAGEIEFRLVGKHRRVRADSLLDYLRDDDRRRREAADELAVLTQEMDQPG; encoded by the coding sequence ATGAGTCTCGCGAGCTTGGCTTCAACGCATCCCGGAGAACAGGAGATCACCACCGCCGACGCGGCATTGGAGCAGGTGAAGGCCTATCTGGCGAAGCACCCGGACGGGCCGGACACCGTCCGGGTGCGGGTCGACGAGGAGGACGGCGGAGAACTGGTCGTGCCGCGGGCCGCGGTCGAACTGTTCGCCACGATCCTGGCGCACATGGCGGCCGGGCACGGGGTCTCGGTGGTGCCCGCGCACGCCGAACTGACCACTCAGCAGGCGGCCGAGTTGCTCAACGTTTCGCGTCCGTACCTGATCGGCCTGCTCGACGCGGGCGAGATCGAGTTCCGGCTGGTCGGCAAGCATCGACGGGTCCGCGCGGATTCGTTGCTCGACTACCTCCGGGACGACGATCGCCGCCGCCGGGAGGCCGCTGATGAACTGGCGGTGCTCACCCAGGAAATGGACCAGCCTGGGTGA
- a CDS encoding sensor histidine kinase, whose protein sequence is MNAVSGLPLAQIIPWSVAAVAVILLIVVLVRSRRPASFVDDAVLEAVRRMSKATPDLRRGLDGNSADRITTQMLETLKCVAVGITDRDGTLLSWDGEANEHYDDLRDAIAVTIRRHRREVVGHEKLPCNHRGNCLMRTAVIVPLIVDEQTQAVLIVVGRTRGKRLVEMADAVSQFVRTQFELARLEDSKLQLQQAEVKALRAQISPHFVYNALNTISSLIRTDPEEARELLQEFADFTRYIFRSSGMFTSLAEELRNIDRYLTIESARFAGKLNVRLKIAPEVLSVVVPFLIIQPLVENAVKHGLWNKPNGGTVTVIAQDHGNEALISVEDDGVGMDPARLSELHDSHQTGAHVGLGNINQRMRQLFGDEYALTVETAPGAGMKVTLRVPKYARGVRASVPEYTESPQDREPAADSVPAAVVHQPVVQPQRGRSHAARHRPPTSRDGGRPTADRR, encoded by the coding sequence ATAAACGCCGTGTCCGGGTTGCCACTCGCGCAGATCATCCCGTGGAGCGTCGCGGCCGTCGCGGTGATCTTGCTGATCGTCGTGCTCGTCCGGAGCCGCCGTCCGGCGAGCTTCGTCGACGACGCCGTGCTCGAAGCCGTCCGCCGGATGTCCAAGGCCACGCCGGACCTGCGGCGCGGCCTCGACGGGAACTCCGCCGACCGGATCACCACCCAGATGCTGGAGACGCTCAAGTGCGTCGCGGTGGGCATCACCGACCGCGACGGCACCCTGCTGTCCTGGGACGGCGAGGCCAACGAGCACTACGACGACCTGCGCGACGCGATCGCGGTGACCATCCGGCGGCACCGGCGCGAGGTGGTCGGGCACGAGAAGCTGCCCTGCAACCACCGCGGCAACTGCCTGATGCGCACCGCGGTGATCGTGCCGCTGATCGTCGACGAGCAGACCCAGGCGGTGCTGATCGTGGTCGGCCGGACCCGCGGCAAGCGGCTGGTCGAGATGGCCGACGCGGTCTCGCAGTTCGTCCGCACCCAGTTCGAGCTGGCGCGGCTGGAGGACTCCAAGCTCCAGCTGCAGCAGGCCGAGGTCAAGGCGCTGCGGGCGCAGATCTCGCCGCACTTCGTCTACAACGCGCTGAACACCATCTCCTCGCTGATCCGCACCGATCCGGAGGAGGCGCGCGAGCTGCTCCAGGAGTTCGCCGACTTCACCCGCTACATCTTCCGCAGTTCCGGCATGTTCACCTCGCTCGCCGAGGAACTGCGGAACATCGACCGCTACCTGACCATCGAGAGCGCGCGGTTCGCCGGCAAGCTCAACGTCCGGCTGAAGATCGCGCCCGAGGTGCTCTCCGTGGTGGTGCCGTTCCTGATCATCCAGCCGCTGGTGGAGAACGCGGTCAAGCACGGGCTGTGGAACAAGCCGAACGGCGGCACGGTCACCGTGATCGCCCAGGACCACGGCAACGAGGCGCTGATCAGCGTGGAGGACGACGGGGTCGGCATGGACCCGGCGCGGCTGTCCGAACTGCACGACTCGCACCAGACCGGCGCGCACGTCGGCCTCGGCAACATCAACCAGCGCATGCGCCAGCTCTTCGGCGACGAGTACGCGCTGACCGTGGAAACCGCGCCGGGCGCGGGCATGAAGGTGACCCTGCGGGTGCCGAAGTACGCGCGCGGGGTCCGGGCCAGCGTGCCGGAGTACACCGAGTCCCCGCAGGACCGCGAGCCCGCCGCCGACTCGGTGCCCGCCGCCGTCGTACACCAGCCGGTGGTGCAGCCGCAGCGGGGCCGCAGCCACGCCGCGCGGCACCGTCCGCCCACGTCACGCGACGGAGGACGGCCCACCGCCGACCGCCGGTAG